In Mycteria americana isolate JAX WOST 10 ecotype Jacksonville Zoo and Gardens chromosome 5, USCA_MyAme_1.0, whole genome shotgun sequence, one DNA window encodes the following:
- the IFITM5 gene encoding interferon-induced transmembrane protein 5 translates to MDTSYPREDYLPTPSHKREPSPTVLAGGTSPPPRDHLVWSIFNTIYMNFCCLGFVALAFSVKARDRKVAGDVEAARRFSSKARCYNALATAGSVVLPLLLAALVVTGVIHLSKLAQESVGFFTYQFSGSDDEDK, encoded by the exons ATGGACACCTCCTACCCGCGGGAGGACTACCTGCCCACGCCGTCCCACAAGCGGGAGCCGTCTCCCACCGTCCTTGCCGGCGGCACCTCCCCACCGCCCCGCGACCACCTCGTCTGGTCCATCTTCAACACCATCTACATGAACTTCTGCTGTCTCGGCTTCGTGGCGCTCGCCTTCTCCGTCAAG GCGCGGGACCGGAAAGTGGCCGGGGACGTGGAAGCGGCTCGGCGCTTCAGCTCCAAGGCCAGGTGCTACAACGCCCTGGCCACGGCAGGGAGCGtggtgctgccgctgctgctcgcCGCCCTGGTCGTCACGGGCGTCATCCACCTCTCCAAGCTCGCCCAGGAGTCTGTTGGCTTCTTCACCTACCAGTTCAGCGGGAGCGACGATGAGGACAAGTGA
- the LOC142409938 gene encoding dispanin subfamily A member 2b-like, giving the protein MKPRQAEVSVPLQPPGRGPPPAAGPAEQPRDYVLWSLFNVLLGYGVAYLGCLCFPALVFSIKARDCKVLGDLEGARRHGARAKVLNIICSLLMVLAVVTVIIIAIVAVAVRPTT; this is encoded by the exons atGAAGCCGCGGCAGGCGGAGGTGTCcgtcccgctgcagccccccgggcgggggccgccccccgccgccggccccgccgagcaGCCCCGGGACTACGTGCTCTGGTCGCTCTTCAACGTCCTGCTGGGCTACGGGGTCGCCTACCTGGGCTGCCTCTGCTTCCCCGCGCTCGTCTTCTCCATCAAG GCCCGCGACTGCAAGGTGCTGGGGGACCTGGAGGGTGCCCGGCGGCACGGTGCCCGTGCCAAGGTGTTGAATATCATCTGCTCCCTGCTCATGGTCCTCGCCGTGGTGACCGTCATCATCATCGCCATCGTCGCCGTGGCCGTCAGGCCCACCACCTGA
- the LOC142409636 gene encoding interferon-induced transmembrane protein 1-like: METVPQSVSINMQPYGRNGAGYPATAFGPTVTSFVRPEPVPDPQDFVLWSFFNSMFCNPFCLGFIALVFSIKARDRKIAQDPGAAGSYGRTAKHLNIAALCLGTVGTIICIVLLVMYYNTLRMAGHR; the protein is encoded by the exons ATGGAGACCGTCCCCCAGTCCGTCAGCATCAACATGCAGCCCTACGGCCGGAACGGGGCAGGTTACCCGGCCACCGCCTTCGGCCCCACTGTCACCTCTTTTGTTCGGCCAGAGCCCGTCCCCGACCCCCAGGACTTTGTGCTCTGGTCCTTCTTCAACAGCATGTTCTGCAACCCCTTCTGCCTGGGCTTCATCGCACTCGTCTTCTCCATCAAG GCCAGAGACAGGAAAATTGCCCAGGACCCAGGAGCTGCCGGCAGCTACGGGAGGACGGCCAAGCATCTGAACATCGCAGCGCTCTGCCTGGGCACCGTGGGTACCATCATCTGTATTGTGCTGCTGGTTATGTACTACAACACCTTGCGGATGGCCGGCCACCGCTAA
- the LOC142409941 gene encoding dispanin subfamily A member 2b-like: MERSLPLAPRLPPYEPLAEGPEAEAPLPSTVVSVEPLPPPPPRDHLAWSLCTALYANVCCLGFLALVFSVKSRDRKVLGDYSGALSYGSTAKYLNITAQLLNVFLIALVIALIASGTITVVNLLHRGPD; the protein is encoded by the exons atggagcGGTCGCTCCCGCTTGCGCCGCGGCTGCCGCCCTACGAGCCGCTGGCCGAGGGGCCGGAGGCGGAGGCGCCGCTGCCCAGCACCGTGGTGTCGGtggagccgctgccgccgccgcctccccgcgaCCACCTGGCCTGGTCGCTGTGCACGGCGCTGTACGCCAACGTCTGCTGCCTCGGCTTCCTGGCGCTCGTCTTCTCCGTCAAG tCCAGGGACCGCAAAGTTCTCGGCGACTACAGCGGGGCACTCAGCTATGGCTCCACCGCCAAGTACCTGAACATCACCGCCCAGCTGCTCAACGTCTTCCTCATCGCCCTCGTCATCGCCCTGATCGCTAGCGGCACCATCACCGTGGTCAACCTCCTCCACCGCGGCCCCGATTAG